One stretch of Paraburkholderia fungorum DNA includes these proteins:
- a CDS encoding nitroreductase family protein: protein MTNKPAPTAVAIHELLAGRWSPRAYSSEPVSRENLRAVLEAARWAPSSYNAQPWRFLVFDRSVDEVSFKQAFATLVPFNQGWNAPAPVLIAVTTHTLNNKGEVNRCAPYDAGAAAMALVLQAHALGLAAHQMSGFDPNAFRTAFNVPNDVDVIAMISIGHFGDVDKLDPVLREREKSVRQRLPLADIAFGGGWKKAL, encoded by the coding sequence ATGACCAACAAACCCGCCCCTACCGCAGTTGCCATCCACGAGCTGCTTGCAGGCCGCTGGAGCCCGCGCGCGTATTCGAGCGAGCCGGTGAGCCGCGAGAATCTGCGTGCCGTGCTCGAAGCGGCTCGCTGGGCACCGTCTTCGTATAACGCGCAACCCTGGCGTTTCCTCGTATTCGACCGCAGCGTCGATGAAGTTTCGTTCAAGCAGGCTTTTGCCACGCTGGTGCCGTTCAACCAGGGCTGGAATGCGCCCGCGCCGGTGCTGATCGCCGTGACCACGCACACGCTCAACAACAAGGGTGAAGTGAACCGCTGCGCGCCATACGACGCGGGTGCTGCGGCCATGGCTCTGGTGTTGCAGGCGCATGCGCTCGGTCTCGCTGCGCATCAGATGAGCGGGTTCGATCCGAACGCGTTCCGCACGGCTTTCAACGTGCCGAACGACGTCGATGTGATCGCGATGATTTCGATTGGTCATTTCGGCGATGTCGACAAGCTCGACCCGGTGCTGCGTGAGCGTGAGAAGTCGGTGCGTCAGCGTTTG